A window of the Pirellulales bacterium genome harbors these coding sequences:
- a CDS encoding glycosyltransferase encodes MIELPPCPARRDDEGVFYCLHPRVRTVGQPIPAAFCQGCAHANEPAELREFESLEQERAEAAAMAARGDCRHRGERPLRHERNELCGCSSANQAIYACAVRGECTLRRYKSGSGPVSCLTCRDYVSGNDDEASNQLPVVSRQAPRTTGFPRVGFILPMMPLGGVEQAVIDQLRYTPRVEWSAMAVKSAKLLHRPNAAEIASRIQVISPDRIPGARSAPNWPAAIERVIEASDIVILWGVDPEPLARIDFRGRRVVLPSHGSCEFTRRMLASLMPFATNLYAVSRAAVEPFAPELRNRVAIIHNGIDPERCQPTIDREQVRAAWGVEPFQRVIGYLGRLALDKNPLAAVHAARALNATLRVDGQIADPSTVLPHYRAVLVGDGIAAGKLKQQAPGTIFPGATQDVGSTLAAFDVLVCCARDEGFGLSIVEGLAAGVPVVAVRTGIVPEAEEKDGPLVWPVSPDATGDELAEACRLAMSNGGRDRAGRARKAVLWRYTINRSVERFSEFLHEVLER; translated from the coding sequence ATGATCGAGTTACCGCCATGCCCAGCACGCCGGGACGATGAGGGTGTCTTCTATTGCCTGCACCCGCGCGTGCGCACCGTCGGCCAGCCGATCCCAGCGGCCTTTTGCCAAGGCTGCGCGCACGCCAACGAGCCGGCCGAGCTGCGCGAGTTCGAATCCCTCGAGCAAGAGCGGGCCGAAGCGGCGGCGATGGCCGCGCGTGGCGATTGCCGGCACCGCGGCGAGCGGCCACTACGGCATGAGCGCAACGAGCTCTGCGGCTGCAGTAGTGCCAATCAAGCCATTTACGCCTGCGCGGTGCGCGGCGAGTGCACGCTACGCCGCTACAAGAGCGGCAGCGGGCCCGTGTCCTGCCTCACCTGCCGGGATTATGTTTCAGGAAATGACGACGAAGCCAGTAATCAGTTGCCAGTAGTCAGCCGCCAAGCACCACGGACCACTGGGTTTCCGCGCGTCGGATTCATTCTTCCCATGATGCCGCTGGGCGGCGTCGAGCAAGCTGTAATTGACCAACTACGCTACACGCCGCGAGTCGAATGGAGCGCGATGGCTGTCAAAAGCGCCAAGCTTTTGCACCGGCCCAACGCGGCAGAGATAGCTAGCCGCATTCAAGTCATTTCCCCAGATCGGATTCCGGGAGCGAGGTCCGCTCCGAACTGGCCTGCTGCCATTGAGAGAGTGATCGAGGCTTCGGATATCGTGATTCTTTGGGGTGTCGACCCGGAGCCGCTGGCCAGGATCGACTTTCGCGGCCGTCGTGTCGTACTGCCCAGCCACGGCTCTTGCGAGTTCACCCGGAGGATGCTGGCCAGCTTAATGCCATTCGCCACCAATCTGTATGCCGTCAGCAGGGCGGCCGTCGAACCGTTTGCGCCCGAGCTTCGCAACCGCGTGGCTATCATCCACAACGGCATTGACCCCGAGCGATGCCAGCCGACTATCGATCGCGAGCAGGTGCGTGCTGCCTGGGGCGTCGAGCCATTCCAGCGGGTGATCGGTTATTTAGGCCGGCTCGCCCTCGACAAAAACCCGCTAGCGGCTGTGCACGCTGCCAGGGCATTGAATGCGACTCTGCGGGTCGATGGCCAGATTGCCGACCCTTCGACCGTACTGCCGCACTATCGAGCCGTGCTGGTTGGCGACGGAATCGCCGCGGGCAAGCTGAAGCAACAGGCACCCGGCACCATCTTCCCCGGGGCAACCCAGGACGTCGGCAGCACGCTTGCCGCGTTCGATGTGCTTGTCTGCTGTGCGCGCGACGAAGGCTTCGGCCTGTCGATTGTCGAAGGCCTCGCCGCTGGCGTTCCGGTGGTCGCAGTCCGCACTGGCATCGTACCCGAGGCGGAGGAAAAAGACGGCCCGTTGGTTTGGCCGGTTTCACCCGATGCGACTGGCGACGAATTGGCGGAAGCCTGCCGGCTGGCAATGAGCAACGGCGGCCGCGATCGTGCTGGCCGGGCACGGAAGGCCGTGCTGTGGCGTTATACTATCAATCGCTCGGTCGAGCGGTTCTCCGAGTTCTTGCATGAGGTGCTTGAGCGGTGA
- a CDS encoding Stf0 family sulfotransferase: MNYFIAFSGRTGSSMLCNLLGKTGVLGHPEEHFNFDYRPDAGENRGKLWGNGAVERWAATIPYAAWIDGGLGDGGQVPDPRAYAQHYARYLRLTATPNGITGAKVTWDHYYRLCAGLGERPHVDRWIWLRRRDKLRQAISSYKNHATLQAQLRPGMERKPDPPFDAEEILNWAMRYKAEDAIWEAEFSTLAEWQPVAWQVWYEDWTVAPSWTVGEIAVMMGAKAPDIELASDHLRMANETSEAWHQELLPTWERILAA; the protein is encoded by the coding sequence GTGAATTACTTTATTGCGTTCTCAGGTCGCACCGGCTCCAGCATGCTTTGCAACTTGCTTGGCAAGACCGGCGTGCTTGGTCACCCGGAAGAGCACTTCAACTTCGATTATCGTCCCGATGCTGGCGAAAACCGCGGCAAGCTGTGGGGCAACGGCGCCGTCGAGCGGTGGGCGGCGACGATACCCTATGCGGCATGGATTGATGGCGGACTCGGCGACGGCGGCCAGGTGCCCGACCCGCGGGCGTACGCCCAGCACTACGCCCGCTACTTACGATTGACGGCCACGCCCAACGGTATCACCGGAGCCAAGGTTACCTGGGACCATTACTATCGGCTCTGCGCTGGCCTCGGCGAGCGGCCACACGTTGACCGCTGGATCTGGCTACGCCGGCGCGACAAGCTGCGGCAAGCAATATCGAGCTACAAGAACCACGCGACGCTGCAAGCCCAGTTGCGGCCCGGGATGGAGCGCAAGCCCGACCCGCCGTTCGACGCCGAAGAGATTCTCAACTGGGCGATGCGTTACAAAGCCGAGGACGCAATCTGGGAAGCCGAATTCTCGACTCTTGCCGAATGGCAACCGGTCGCGTGGCAAGTCTGGTACGAGGACTGGACGGTCGCCCCATCGTGGACCGTCGGAGAGATTGCGGTGATGATGGGGGCCAAGGCTCCCGATATCGAGTTGGCCAGCGACCATCTGCGCATGGCCAACGAAACCAGCGAGGCCTGGCATCAAGAGTTGCTGCCGACGTGGGAGCGAATCCTGGCAGCGTGA